A genomic region of Vitreimonas flagellata contains the following coding sequences:
- a CDS encoding response regulator — translation MAKTVLIVEDSELNMRLFNDLLEAFGYRTVKTKDGRQALPLAREHKPDLIIMDIQLPEISGLEITDRLKKDETLKHIPVVAVTAFAMRGDEQKILAAGCDAYLSKPISVTTFLETIRKFIG, via the coding sequence ATGGCCAAAACGGTTCTCATCGTCGAAGACAGCGAACTCAATATGAGGCTGTTCAACGACTTGCTGGAAGCCTTTGGCTACCGCACCGTCAAGACCAAAGACGGCCGCCAAGCCTTGCCGCTTGCCCGCGAGCACAAGCCTGACCTCATCATCATGGATATCCAGCTGCCGGAAATCTCTGGCCTGGAAATCACCGATCGACTGAAGAAAGACGAGACGCTGAAGCACATCCCGGTCGTCGCGGTGACGGCGTTTGCGATGCGCGGCGACGAGCAGAAGATCCTCGCCGCCGGCTGCGACGCCTATCTCTCCAAGCCGATCTCGGTGACCACGTTCCTCGAAACCATCCGCAAGTTCATCGGCTAG
- a CDS encoding RidA family protein: protein MGRVDARLQELGITLPTPPAPVASYVPYVVSGNLVYVSGQVSVDASGGIKGKLGDAIEVEEGQAAARLCALNLLAQVKAACGGDLDRVKRVVKLGGFVNVTADFSPIPQVVNGCSDVMVAVFGEAGRHARAAVGVANLPLDFAVEVDGVFEID, encoded by the coding sequence ATGGGCCGGGTTGACGCGCGTTTGCAGGAATTGGGCATCACTTTGCCGACGCCGCCGGCCCCGGTGGCCTCCTACGTGCCGTACGTGGTCTCGGGCAATCTCGTGTACGTTTCCGGTCAAGTTTCGGTGGACGCGAGCGGCGGCATCAAGGGCAAGCTTGGTGATGCGATTGAGGTCGAGGAAGGCCAGGCAGCCGCACGGCTCTGCGCCCTCAACCTGCTGGCGCAAGTGAAGGCGGCGTGCGGGGGCGATCTGGATCGTGTCAAGCGCGTGGTGAAGCTGGGCGGCTTCGTCAATGTGACGGCCGATTTCAGCCCCATCCCCCAAGTCGTAAACGGTTGCTCCGACGTCATGGTCGCTGTGTTCGGGGAGGCGGGCCGGCACGCGCGCGCGGCAGTAGGCGTCGCGAATTTGCCACTGGATTTCGCAGTCGAAGTCGATGGCGTTTTTGAAATAGACTAG
- a CDS encoding ROK family protein → MRLGVDFGGTKIEAALLDSNGEILARQRVPNPGNYSDAVQAVAHLTARIEQQTGKRAGAVGVAMPGSLSPVTGMVRNANSTWLNGKPFLEDLKVALARPVRVENDANCFALSEAVDGAAAGGRVVFGAIFGTGCGGGVVVDRKTIEGVNGVGGEWGHTPLPWARADETPVRDWCGRWQCLEQWVSGTGFKRWAGMSAREADQAAAAGDAKAIVALDHLADKIARCLAVVIDIIDPDVIVFGGGVSNVERLYPSVHGKLIAHVFSDVVKTKVVKNMHGDSSGVRGAAWLFTPEEAA, encoded by the coding sequence ATGCGCCTAGGCGTGGATTTCGGGGGCACCAAGATCGAAGCGGCGCTGCTTGATTCCAATGGCGAAATCCTCGCGCGCCAGCGTGTGCCAAATCCTGGGAACTATTCGGACGCGGTGCAGGCGGTGGCCCATCTGACGGCGCGAATCGAACAGCAAACAGGCAAGCGCGCCGGCGCGGTGGGCGTGGCGATGCCCGGCTCACTGTCGCCCGTCACCGGTATGGTGCGCAACGCCAACTCGACGTGGCTCAACGGCAAACCGTTCTTGGAAGACTTGAAGGTCGCGCTCGCGCGGCCTGTGCGCGTGGAGAACGACGCCAATTGCTTCGCGCTCTCGGAGGCCGTGGACGGCGCAGCTGCGGGCGGGCGCGTGGTGTTTGGCGCAATCTTCGGGACAGGATGCGGCGGCGGCGTTGTCGTCGATCGCAAGACCATCGAAGGCGTCAACGGCGTTGGTGGTGAGTGGGGCCACACGCCATTGCCGTGGGCGCGCGCCGACGAAACACCGGTGCGCGATTGGTGCGGACGTTGGCAATGTCTGGAGCAATGGGTCTCTGGCACCGGCTTCAAGCGCTGGGCCGGCATGAGCGCACGCGAGGCCGACCAAGCCGCCGCCGCTGGCGATGCCAAGGCGATCGTCGCGCTCGATCATCTCGCCGACAAAATCGCACGCTGCCTCGCGGTGGTGATCGACATCATCGATCCGGACGTGATCGTGTTCGGCGGCGGTGTGTCGAACGTGGAGCGCCTATATCCAAGCGTGCACGGCAAGCTGATCGCGCATGTGTTCTCGGACGTGGTGAAAACGAAAGTGGTCAAGAACATGCACGGCGATAGCTCAGGCGTGCGCGGCGCGGCTTGGCTGTTCACGCCGGAGGAAGCGGCCTGA
- a CDS encoding GNAT family N-acetyltransferase — MDGTDALSISVIGDLANIERDVWDGLANPADTPFDPFLSWDFLQALEESGCATAASGWQAAHLVAREAGGAIVGAMPLYAKDHSYGEYVFDHAWADALHRAGGNYYPKLQCAAPFTPVPGRRIFARDAAMEAALAQGAIGLAQRAGASSVHATFASEEQCQRLASLGYLTRVGLQYHWFNHDYTSFADFLADLSSQKRKTIRRERERASEGMRIKRLHGDDIKAHDWDFFFRCYMDTGSRKWGSPYLNRKFFDLLGERMRDKCVLFIAECDDTPIAAALNMIGGDALYGRYWGRVADVPFLHFELCYYQAIDVAIELKLPRVEAGAQGDHKLARGYVPAPTYSAHWIAHPGLRTAIARYLEAETPAIVNEAEVLAEHTPFKKSE, encoded by the coding sequence ATGGACGGCACGGACGCGCTCTCGATCTCCGTAATTGGCGACCTCGCCAATATCGAGCGTGATGTGTGGGATGGCTTGGCCAATCCCGCTGATACGCCGTTTGATCCCTTTCTCTCCTGGGATTTTCTGCAAGCGCTCGAAGAGAGCGGCTGCGCGACCGCCGCCAGCGGTTGGCAAGCCGCGCACCTGGTCGCGCGCGAAGCCGGCGGCGCAATCGTCGGCGCCATGCCGCTCTACGCCAAGGATCATTCCTACGGCGAATACGTGTTCGATCACGCTTGGGCCGATGCGTTGCACCGTGCCGGCGGCAATTATTATCCAAAGCTGCAATGCGCCGCACCGTTCACACCCGTGCCCGGCCGTCGGATATTCGCGCGCGACGCCGCTATGGAAGCGGCTCTCGCACAGGGCGCCATTGGCCTCGCGCAGCGCGCCGGCGCATCCTCGGTGCACGCGACGTTCGCCAGCGAAGAGCAGTGCCAACGCCTCGCATCGCTCGGCTATCTCACGCGCGTCGGCCTCCAATATCATTGGTTCAACCACGACTATACGAGCTTCGCCGACTTTCTCGCGGATCTCTCATCGCAGAAGCGCAAAACCATCCGCCGCGAACGTGAGCGCGCCAGTGAAGGGATGCGCATCAAACGCCTGCATGGCGACGACATCAAAGCCCATGACTGGGATTTTTTCTTCCGATGCTACATGGATACGGGCTCACGCAAATGGGGCTCGCCGTACCTCAATCGCAAATTCTTCGATCTGCTCGGCGAGCGCATGCGCGACAAATGCGTGTTGTTCATCGCCGAGTGCGATGACACGCCGATCGCCGCCGCGCTCAACATGATTGGCGGCGATGCGCTCTATGGCCGTTATTGGGGCCGCGTCGCGGACGTGCCGTTCCTGCACTTCGAGCTTTGCTATTACCAAGCCATCGACGTCGCGATTGAACTCAAGCTGCCGCGCGTGGAAGCCGGCGCGCAGGGCGATCACAAGCTCGCGCGCGGTTATGTGCCTGCGCCGACCTATAGCGCTCACTGGATTGCCCATCCGGGTTTGCGCACAGCGATCGCGCGCTATCTGGAAGCAGAGACGCCGGCGATCGTGAACGAGGCCGAAGTGCTCGCCGAGCATACACCGTTCAAGAAGTCCGAATAG
- a CDS encoding DNA polymerase IV, which yields MRLCRACARVIEGAGCVCGEDLPVEHVELNQLSIAHLDCDAFYASIEKRDDPSLEPHPVIVGGGKRGVVSTCCYVARAYGVRSAMPMFKALKLCPQAKVVHGEMGKYVEEGRTIRRMMEDLTPQVQPLSIDEAFMDLSGTEALHGGSPAQSLIKLQNKIWEERRLTVSIGLSFNKFLAKTASDLDKPRGFSVIGRGEALAFLQSRAVSTLPGVGPAGATALEGNGLKKIGDIRLVGPQRMRALYGDWGAHLFALSMADDPRIVDPNGERKSISSETTFFADVSDIEALEDILWPLCEKVAARCRAAETAGRTLTLKLKDTRFKIVTRRRQLPEPTLLAHRIFETARELLAGDADGRTKYRLIGVGLSDFSDPADADKGDMLDTETPKRAAAEAAIAKARSKFGKDAVQTGRALKAEWDDE from the coding sequence ATGAGGCTCTGCCGCGCCTGCGCGCGCGTCATCGAAGGCGCAGGCTGCGTCTGCGGCGAGGATTTGCCGGTGGAGCACGTTGAGCTCAACCAGCTCTCCATCGCCCACCTCGATTGCGACGCCTTCTACGCCTCCATCGAAAAACGCGATGATCCAAGCCTGGAGCCGCATCCGGTCATCGTCGGCGGCGGCAAACGCGGCGTTGTTTCGACCTGCTGCTACGTCGCTCGCGCGTACGGCGTGCGCTCGGCCATGCCGATGTTCAAAGCGCTGAAGCTCTGCCCGCAAGCCAAAGTCGTGCACGGCGAAATGGGCAAATACGTGGAGGAAGGCCGCACCATCCGCCGCATGATGGAGGATCTGACGCCGCAGGTGCAGCCACTCTCCATCGATGAAGCCTTCATGGATTTGAGCGGCACCGAAGCGCTGCACGGCGGCTCGCCGGCGCAATCCTTGATCAAGCTACAGAACAAGATCTGGGAAGAACGACGGCTCACCGTTTCCATCGGGCTCAGCTTCAACAAATTCCTGGCCAAGACCGCCAGCGATCTCGACAAGCCGCGCGGCTTCTCCGTCATCGGTCGCGGCGAAGCGTTGGCCTTCCTTCAAAGCCGCGCCGTCTCCACGCTCCCTGGCGTTGGCCCGGCGGGCGCGACCGCGCTTGAGGGCAACGGCTTAAAGAAGATCGGCGACATTCGCCTCGTCGGCCCGCAGCGCATGCGCGCGCTCTACGGCGATTGGGGCGCGCATCTGTTCGCGCTGTCGATGGCCGACGATCCCCGCATCGTCGACCCGAACGGCGAGCGTAAAAGCATTTCGTCGGAGACCACCTTCTTTGCAGACGTCTCCGACATCGAAGCGCTCGAAGACATTCTCTGGCCGCTCTGCGAGAAGGTCGCCGCCCGCTGCCGCGCCGCTGAGACCGCGGGCCGCACGCTCACGCTGAAGCTTAAGGACACGCGCTTCAAGATCGTCACGCGCCGGCGCCAATTGCCGGAGCCGACATTGCTCGCGCATCGTATCTTCGAAACCGCGCGCGAGCTGTTGGCCGGCGACGCCGACGGCCGCACCAAATATCGGCTGATCGGCGTCGGCCTCTCCGATTTCAGCGACCCCGCCGACGCCGATAAAGGCGACATGCTCGACACCGAAACCCCCAAGCGCGCCGCCGCAGAAGCGGCCATCGCCAAGGCGCGCAGCAAGTTCGGCAAAGACGCGGTGCAAACGGGCCGGGCGCTGAAGGCGGAGTGGGATGACGAGTGA
- a CDS encoding PleD family two-component system response regulator, whose protein sequence is MSARILVVDDLEANRRLLEAKLTADYYEVLMAQRGEEAVQLAKRERPDLILLDVMMPGGIDGYEACRRLKAMPETRHIPVVILTTLDDRDNKVRGLQAGAEEFLTKPIDDVQLMARVKSLLSLKVVTDELRLREANGRRLGVIEEELRPDPLEQLRLSAGNVLVVDDNPTQIKGVQAALGIEHRVTVLGGENAAGAPDLVVVSVVAKSFDGFRVIARMRSGEPTRHLPILAIVDSDDRKRAVRALELGAHDIITRPIDEDEIIARGRTLMRRKRYMDALRSRLDQSLELAITDQLTNLYNRRFMNAQLGPLVQRAQCGGDAVSVMVIDIDHFKQCNDTYGHDVGDAVLREFAVRLATNTRPSDFACRMGGEEFVVIMPRTAGDIACLAAERLRRHICSSPFNVPGVPLPLDITVSIGVACAERNDDTADTLIKRADEALYEAKRAGRNRVIGRTGAQAA, encoded by the coding sequence TTGAGCGCGCGCATCCTTGTTGTCGACGACCTGGAAGCAAACCGGCGCTTGCTCGAAGCGAAGCTGACAGCGGACTATTACGAAGTGCTGATGGCGCAGCGCGGCGAGGAAGCCGTGCAATTGGCCAAGCGCGAGCGCCCCGACCTCATCCTGCTCGACGTGATGATGCCCGGCGGCATCGATGGCTATGAAGCCTGTCGGCGTCTGAAGGCGATGCCAGAAACGCGGCACATCCCAGTTGTGATCCTCACCACGCTCGATGATCGCGACAACAAGGTGCGCGGGCTGCAAGCGGGTGCGGAAGAATTTCTGACCAAGCCGATCGACGACGTGCAGCTGATGGCGCGGGTGAAGAGCCTGCTCAGCTTGAAGGTCGTCACCGACGAATTGCGCCTGCGCGAAGCCAATGGCCGCCGCCTGGGCGTGATCGAAGAAGAGCTGCGCCCCGATCCGCTCGAACAATTGCGGCTGAGCGCCGGCAACGTGCTCGTGGTGGACGACAACCCCACGCAGATCAAGGGCGTGCAGGCCGCGCTTGGTATCGAGCATCGCGTGACCGTTTTGGGCGGTGAAAACGCCGCTGGCGCGCCGGATTTGGTCGTGGTCTCGGTGGTCGCGAAAAGCTTTGATGGCTTCCGGGTGATCGCGCGCATGCGTTCCGGCGAGCCAACGCGGCATTTGCCGATCCTCGCCATCGTGGATTCCGATGATCGCAAGCGCGCCGTGCGTGCGCTCGAACTTGGCGCGCACGACATCATCACGCGCCCGATCGACGAGGACGAGATCATCGCCCGCGGCCGTACCTTGATGCGCCGTAAACGCTATATGGACGCGCTGCGCTCACGGCTCGATCAAAGCCTTGAATTGGCGATCACCGACCAGCTGACCAATCTCTACAATCGCCGCTTCATGAACGCGCAGCTCGGCCCACTGGTGCAACGCGCGCAATGCGGCGGCGATGCGGTGTCCGTGATGGTGATCGACATCGACCACTTCAAACAATGCAACGACACGTACGGCCATGACGTAGGCGATGCGGTGTTGCGCGAGTTCGCGGTGCGGCTCGCCACCAATACGCGCCCGTCAGACTTCGCCTGCCGCATGGGCGGCGAGGAGTTCGTGGTGATCATGCCGCGTACAGCAGGCGATATCGCCTGCTTGGCGGCCGAACGCTTACGCCGCCACATCTGCTCAAGCCCGTTCAATGTGCCAGGCGTACCGCTGCCGCTCGACATCACAGTCTCGATCGGCGTCGCCTGCGCAGAGCGCAACGACGACACCGCCGACACCTTGATCAAGCGTGCGGACGAGGCGCTCTACGAAGCCAAACGCGCCGGGCGCAACCGCGTCATCGGCCGCACCGGCGCGCAAGCCGCCTAA
- a CDS encoding APC family permease — translation MLAEDGGGMSEQAGKPLGFWSCWSLTVGCMIGSGVFMLPTLLAPYGLLSFGGWIIAGGGSIALALIFGQLAARTSRNGGPYAYSRAAFGDLTGFLMGWAYWLSFLMGIPVVAIAFVGYLTVFVSALNDNPVGQALSALALIGVFTLINIRGLKEMSAAQIALTVLKIVPLVAIIGLGFTVGTPANLPAFNPSGEPVIAALAAVALIALWPFTGFEVVTLPATNVKDCERTIPRALVTGMITVVVIYLSATAAVMLLVPPAQLAQSTAPFAEAARAFGAWGPNFIAAGALIATAGTLNGLIFTCGQMPMAVALDNLAPRWLAATTKGGSPYLSLLLSSTLASLLLLLNYSRGLIGAFTFLLMMATALGLIYYVVVSLAELRHSARSAPAWAAIAVIGLVYSLFAAFGSGLEVLFWGVVLMAVGVPLHYLLRQPTPAIRTS, via the coding sequence ATGCTCGCCGAAGACGGGGGCGGCATGAGCGAACAAGCGGGCAAACCTTTAGGCTTCTGGTCGTGTTGGTCACTCACGGTGGGCTGCATGATCGGCTCCGGCGTGTTCATGTTGCCGACGCTGCTCGCGCCTTATGGCTTGCTCAGTTTCGGCGGCTGGATCATCGCCGGCGGCGGCTCGATCGCGCTGGCGTTGATCTTTGGCCAGCTCGCCGCACGCACCAGCCGCAATGGCGGGCCGTACGCGTACTCGCGCGCCGCCTTCGGGGACCTCACCGGCTTCCTCATGGGGTGGGCCTATTGGCTCTCCTTCCTGATGGGCATCCCCGTCGTGGCGATCGCGTTCGTTGGCTATCTGACCGTTTTCGTGTCGGCGCTGAACGACAATCCCGTCGGACAAGCCTTGAGCGCACTTGCGTTGATCGGCGTGTTCACGCTCATCAACATTCGCGGCTTGAAGGAAATGAGCGCGGCGCAGATCGCGTTGACGGTGCTGAAGATCGTGCCGCTCGTTGCGATCATCGGTCTTGGCTTCACCGTCGGTACGCCGGCGAACCTGCCAGCTTTCAATCCATCCGGCGAACCTGTCATCGCCGCGCTCGCGGCCGTTGCACTGATTGCGCTCTGGCCATTCACCGGCTTCGAGGTCGTGACCCTGCCCGCAACCAACGTGAAGGATTGCGAACGCACCATTCCGCGCGCGCTCGTGACTGGCATGATCACGGTGGTCGTGATCTACCTTAGCGCCACCGCCGCCGTGATGTTGCTGGTGCCGCCCGCGCAGCTCGCGCAATCGACCGCGCCGTTCGCCGAAGCCGCCCGCGCGTTTGGCGCGTGGGGGCCAAACTTCATCGCCGCGGGCGCACTGATCGCGACGGCCGGCACGCTGAACGGACTCATTTTCACATGCGGGCAAATGCCGATGGCCGTTGCGCTCGATAACCTCGCACCGCGTTGGCTTGCGGCGACGACAAAGGGCGGCTCGCCGTATCTATCGTTGCTGCTTTCGTCGACACTGGCGTCGCTGCTTCTGCTTTTGAACTATTCGCGCGGCCTCATCGGCGCGTTCACATTCTTGCTGATGATGGCGACGGCGCTGGGGCTGATCTATTACGTTGTGGTCTCGCTGGCGGAGCTACGGCACTCCGCGCGCTCAGCGCCGGCTTGGGCGGCGATCGCTGTGATCGGCTTGGTCTATTCGCTGTTCGCCGCGTTTGGGTCAGGCCTTGAGGTGTTATTCTGGGGCGTCGTGCTGATGGCCGTCGGCGTGCCGCTGCACTATCTGCTGCGCCAGCCTACGCCGGCTATTCGGACTTCTTGA